A window of the Gossypium hirsutum isolate 1008001.06 chromosome A03, Gossypium_hirsutum_v2.1, whole genome shotgun sequence genome harbors these coding sequences:
- the LOC107886758 gene encoding xanthohumol 4-O-methyltransferase, with protein sequence MERTELDEARLQGQAEIWRYMFSFADSMALKSAVELRIADIIYSYGGAATLSQIASCINDGLTSPDITTLARIMRLLVRRKIFTIHHPSDGRDSLYNLTHSSRWLLHDSEQSLAPMVLMENHPWQMAPWRYFSQCVKEGGDAFKKAHGCEIWDLASRNPDFNKLFNDGLACTSKVVTSAILSGYKQGFNSIGSLVDVGGGTGGLISEIIKVYPHIKCVNFDLPHVVSTAPAYNGVSHIGGDMFHAIPNTDAIIMKWILHDWDDEDCIKILKNCKKAIPKENGKVIIIEIILKEDGSGVFDEIGFILDLAMIAHTNGKERTEVEWKKILEGGGFFHYKIINIPSLLSIIEAYPDDK encoded by the exons ATGGAAAGAACAGAATTAGATGAAGCAAGGCTACAAGGGCAAGCAGAGATATGGCGTTACATGTTCAGCTTTGCAGATTCTATGGCGCTTAAGTCTGCCGTGGAGCTCCGCATAGCTGACATAATATACTCTTATGGTGGTGCCGCCACTTTGTCGCAAATAGCTTCATGCATTAATGATGGCCTTACTTCGCCAGATATCACCACCCTTGCTCGCATAATGAGATTGCTTGTTCGCAGAAAGATTTTCACTATCCACCATCCTTCAGACGGTAGAGATTCCTTGTACAACTTAACTCACTCATCGAGATGGCTTCTACATGACTCGGAGCAAAGCCTGGCGCCCATGGTACTAATGGAGAACCATCCATGGCAAATGGCTCCTTGGCGCTACTTCAGTCAGTGCGTGAAAGAAGGTGGCGATGCCTTCAAGAAAGCTCATGGGTGTGAGATATGGGATTTAGCATCGAGGAATCCTGATTTCAACAAGCTTTTTAACGATGGCCTGGCTTGTACATCCAAGGTCGTTACCAGTGCAATCCTGTCAGGTTACAAACAAGGGTTCAACTCCATTGGATCGTTGGTTGATGTCGGAGGTGGGACTGGAGGCTTAATATCAGAGATTATTAAAGTATATCCACACATCAAATGTGTTAACTTTGATTTGCCGCATGTTGTCTCGACAGCACCGGCATACAATGGAGTCTCCCATATTGGTGGTGATATGTTTCATGCCATTCCAAATACTGATGCAATCATTATGAAG TGGATCTTGCATGATTGGGACGATGAGGAttgcataaaaatattaaagaattgTAAAAAAGCAAtaccaaaagagaatggaaaagtgataattattgaaataattttgaaaGAAGATGGAAGTggagtgtttgatgaaattggATTCATACTTGACCTCGCAATGATTGCTCATACCAATGGTAAGGAGAGAACAGAGGTGGAATGGAAGAAAATCTTGGAAGGAGGAGGCTTCTTTCACTACAAAATCATCAACATTCcttccttgttatccatcatcgAGGCATATCCTGATGATAAGTAG